The following are encoded together in the Bradysia coprophila strain Holo2 unplaced genomic scaffold, BU_Bcop_v1 contig_94, whole genome shotgun sequence genome:
- the LOC119085493 gene encoding eukaryotic translation initiation factor 4 gamma-like, with translation MYGLATITTFGVALMGTIPADIVLRNKDETHYFNTTTGEYLGTSLNAAITAKANAEARARADAEAKARADAEARARADAEAKARADAEAKARADAEAKARADAEARARADAEAKARAEAEARARADAEAKARADAEARARADAEARARADAEARARADAEAKARADAEAKARADAEARARADAEARARADAEAKARADAEAKARADAEAKARADAEARARADADAKARSDAEARARADAEARVRVDAEAKSRADAEAKSRADAEAIADAEAIAKADAEAKVINFISEGYNFVLECFELMITSERTDIELTSLKEKLELMMDTEYGEDSAIVNRFLVVSLRIARLKLRDQLNSIVEDKNDLRAAIINLIGSEIEVLRALNITDPKLRQELQSLEEQLMDDEDDEGNDVDLESIAVRVEEIEEEIEKAACSTIVQLEYGRN, from the coding sequence atgtatgggttGGCAACTATAACAACTTTTGGAGTTGCTCTCATGGGTACAATTCCTGCTGATATAGTTTTGCGCAATAAAGATGAAACTCATTATTTTAATACTACGACTGGCGAATATTTAGGTACAAGCCTAAATGCAGCAATAACAGCTAAAGCCAATGCAGAAGCGAGAGCTAGAGCCGATGCAGAAGCGAAAGCTAGAGCTGATGCAGAAGCTAGAGCTAGAGCCGATGCAGAAGCGAAAGCTAGAGCCGATGCAGAAGCGAAAGCTAGAGCCGATGCAGAAGCGAAAGCTAGAGCCGATGCAGAAGCGAGAGCTAGAGCCGATGCAGAAGCGAAAGCTAGAGCCGAAGCAGAAGCGAGAGCTAGAGCCGATGCAGAAGCGAAAGCTAGAGCCGATGCAGAAGCGAGAGCTAGAGCTGATGCAGAAGCTAGAGCTAGAGCCGATGCAGAAGCGAGAGCTAGAGCCGATGCAGAAGCGAAAGCTAGAGCCGATGCAGAAGCGAAAGCTAGAGCCGATGCAGAAGCGAGAGCTAGAGCTGATGCAGAAGCTAGAGCTAGAGCCGATGCAGAAGCGAAAGCTAGAGCCGATGCAGAAGCGAAAGCTAGAGCCGATGCAGAAGCGAAAGCTAGAGCCGATGCAGAAGCTAGAGCTAGAGCCGATGCAGACGCGAAAGCTAGATCCGATGCAGAAGCTAGAGCTAGAGCCGATGCAGAAGCGAGAGTTAGAGTCGATGCAGAAGCGAAATCTAGAGCCGATGCAGAAGCGAAATCTAGAGCCGATGCAGAAGCGATAGCTGATGCAGAAGCGATAGCTAAAGCCGATGCAGAAGCCAAGgttataaattttatatcaGAAGGATACAATTTCGTACTTGAGTGCTTTGAACTCATGATAACATCAGAAAGAACAGATATCGAGTTAACGTCACTTAAAGAGAAATTAGAGCTTATGATGGACACAGAGTACGGAGAAGATTCTGCCATAGTCAATCGATTTCTTGTAGTATCATTAAGAATTGCCAGATTGAAATTGAGAgatcaattaaattcaattgtgGAAGATAAAAATGACCTGAGAGCTGCAATTATAAACCTGATTGGGAGCGAAATCGAGGTATTACGAGCACTGAATATTACCGATCCGAAGTTGCGCCAAGAATTACAATCATTAGAGGAACAACTAATGGATGATGAGGATGACGAAGGGAATGATGTTGATTTGGAATCAATCGCAGTTAGAGTAGAGGAAATCGAGGAAGAAATAGAGAAGGCAGCTTGTAGTACAATAGTACAGTTGGAATATGGTAGGAATTAA